A window of Flammeovirga kamogawensis genomic DNA:
TCAAATTGACATCTACCTAAACAACGTATAAAAATGTAAATTATTCTATCTAAACCATTTTTACATAACTTCCTAAGAAAGTAATTGTGTCAGGGTATACTCGAATTATCTCTTGAACCTTACTTTCTTCAAAGTGACCATCGAAATCTATTAAGAACCAGTACTTAAAATTATCTTTAATTTTGGCTGGTCTGCTTTCAATTTTTGTAAGGTTGATGTCTCGTTGTCTGAATTCTTCCAAGAAGTTTGCCAAATCTCCCGGAGTATCACCAATTTTTGCTAAAACAGATGTTTTATCATTACCAGATTTCTGGTTTACAACATCTTTTGCCAGTATTAAGAAACGTGTAGTATTATCTTGGCTGTCCTCTATGTTATTGTAAAGGATAGGTAGTTTGTAAAGTTTTGCAGCTATCTGAGAACAAATTGCAGCAGCACCTTCTTCTTCTAGAGCTAATTTTGCAGCCTTTGATGTAGAAGCAACTTGGATGAGTTTTATGTCATCACCAAAATAATCTTCTATAAAATTACGACATTGTCTAAAAGCAATATCTTTAGAATAAATCTTAGTGATTTTAGCAGGGTCATCCATGTTAGATGCCAAAGTGAAGTTAACAGATAATGGTAACTCAGCTACTATTTTGACATTTCTATAACATAACTGATCAATAGTTTCTGCTACAGTACCCTCTTGGTTATTTTCAATAGGAACAACACCAAAACGAACGCGTTCAGTTTCTACATTATCAAAAACTGATTTGATAGTTTTAAGCGGGATATACTCACTCATAGCACCAAAACGATTTTCAGCAGCTTGATGTGTATAACTTCCTTCAGGGCCTAAGAATGCAACTTTTTCTGGAAGCTCAATATTTCTACTTACTGCAAATATTTCAAGAAATATAGCTTCTACTGCAGAGTGATTTAAAGTACCGCTATCATCAGTAGAAAGAGATGTTAGTCTATCTATGATAGCTTTTTCTCTTTCAGGTCTATAAATAACAGATTTCTCATGTTTTTTTAATTCCCCAACTTGCTTTACGATATTCATTCTTTCGTTTAAAAGACGAAGTACTTGGTTATCTATAGCATCTATCTGATTTCTTAATGACAATAAGTCCATATAATCGCACCTTAATGTTAATCCTTGAAATATTACTTTTCTTAAAAGTTATCCTACAAAACTATTGATTTTTTATAGTTTTGACACAAAAAAAGGGTAGAAGTTAAATACTCCGACCCTTTTTAAGTAATATTTTGCTGTTTATCTCTTAAAGCCAAGAACTGCTGCACCACAGTAGCTCTTAGAATCTTTAAATGTAAAACTTAAGTAATAAATACCAGTTGAAGTACATTTGTAAGTCCAAGTGCCTAAGAATCTATTGTTATAGAAACTAGAAATAATTCTACGTCTTTTAGCGTCATATAAAGTACTGATTAAGCCTTGAGCTCCACCGTCTTTACCAGAAATAGTAATTTGGTAGCTAGTATCTTTTGCTAATACACAAGTATATTCAATTTTACGACGTGTACCGTTACGACCATCGATTCTGTAACTCTTAGAGAATTGGAATCCTGGATTTAACTCTTTCATACTCTTTGTAACATAAAGTTCTGCGTTACATTGAGCGTTTGCTTCGTTAAGAGTGAATAGAGCAAACATTAGTGAGAATGCTAAGAATATTTTTTTCATCGTTCTAAGTATTTTTTTATTCTGTAGAAGAATGAGCTATTATTTAATAACCTTGTTACGAATAGATTTTAATAAACTTGTGATCTTTTGAATATCACTGTCAGTTACATGAACAACACTTCTAGTGCCATCTGTTACAACAAGTACACCGTCGATCTCTTCCATTGTAGGCTCTCCTACGATAACCTCAATTTCGATTTCGTCATATACTTCTTGAAGTGCAGTTAAATCATTTATTAAATCTTCAAAACCAGCACTAGACTTGTAGATGTCTAAAACTAATAATAATTGATCTAATACAATTTTCTGATCACCAATTTTATCTTTAAGAAGGTCATTAGGTTCTCTGCTATTTACTACTGTAGTTAAGTAAACAGCTTCAATCCATCCTCCAGCAAGAATAAGAACACTTACGTTTTCTCGCTTTCTTTCTCTTAAATTATTATTTATTTTTTCAAAGTTAAGAGTCGTTTGTTGGATCAATTCATCCAATCTGTTTGAACTCTCAGCTAATTCTTTAATTGTTTCGTAATCAAAAAAT
This region includes:
- the pheA gene encoding prephenate dehydratase; the encoded protein is MDLLSLRNQIDAIDNQVLRLLNERMNIVKQVGELKKHEKSVIYRPEREKAIIDRLTSLSTDDSGTLNHSAVEAIFLEIFAVSRNIELPEKVAFLGPEGSYTHQAAENRFGAMSEYIPLKTIKSVFDNVETERVRFGVVPIENNQEGTVAETIDQLCYRNVKIVAELPLSVNFTLASNMDDPAKITKIYSKDIAFRQCRNFIEDYFGDDIKLIQVASTSKAAKLALEEEGAAAICSQIAAKLYKLPILYNNIEDSQDNTTRFLILAKDVVNQKSGNDKTSVLAKIGDTPGDLANFLEEFRQRDINLTKIESRPAKIKDNFKYWFLIDFDGHFEESKVQEIIRVYPDTITFLGSYVKMV